The nucleotide window CATGTCCATGATGGATCTGTTATACCTTTCAGCAGTACCATTAAGCTCATGCACATATGGTGGacaagcattcaatacaattcctttttgtctcacaaattcatagacattttcatttaaatattactTCCCATTGTCACATCTTATCTTTAACAGTTTTCCCTGTGAGattctcaacttcattaatatactctacaaaacaattgtatacttgatctttagattttatggtgtaaacacgagctgccttactgtaatcatcaatgaaagaaagaaaatatctttccccATGCATTCCAGTAGGTGAGCGAGGCCCATTTagatctgtgtgaacaatttctaagatttcttttgctgtggttctattatttttaaaaggaacattatgcattttgttttcgatacagattttacatttcataaattctgattctagttctgaaggaaccccatctaacaattgatgtttacataaagtatttagataactgaaattaaaatgtcccaaaatgcggtgccatttttcctttgttgtcatattattgtctttactcataacgttaacattaacttttcctttactaatagtactactcattttatacaaccgactctctttccatgcaattgcaatcaatccattagctttatcaaaaattttagcattattccctaccgatacaattttgtgattatctgtaattttggcataactgatcaagtttttgtctatgtcttttacaaagaaaacatctcgcatattaattggaaccatttgatcatagacaggaaaattactaattacattaccaactttagtagcttgcaaaatttttccatcagcaatttttacatttataggttgttttaaagttatactcttagaaaaatattccacattattaataacatgatcagtacagccactgtctaataaccaattgatttgaatttgattgttgttacttgactctactgttctattttgacctatcatagaattaacctctgttataaaactactcatacCATGATCACTCTGATGGTAACCTTGCTTGCTGTGATGCCGACCGCTGCTAAAACCATGCTGCTCTCCTCGACCACGTTGCCTGCTGCCATAACCTCCACGCTGCATGTTGCCGTAGTTTCCACGCTGTACATTGCTATAGCCTCCACGCTGCATATTTCCATTACCTTTGTCGCTACCTTGAAAATGTACTCCACGATGCCATGTGCCTCTGTTACTTGTTCTTCCCTGGTTACAATCACGTTTGAAGTGACCTGCTTTGCCGCATCGATAACATACTTGCTCCTGATTTCTTgaattcaattttctttctgtgtgaaatgcatttgattttacctcttcatttccagtttttgcatTCAATAATTGAATCTTAATTTTAACGTATTCAACTGTCTGGTCCTCTTTCTTCAAGACGTCCACTAAGTCCCCAATATAGCTCATTGACTCTGGTAACGTTCGCAGCATATAATTTATCTTCTCCTTTTCCGTTACTTTAGCGCCTGCAGATTTCAgctcatttacagttttttcaaatgcactgaaaaatgtccccgtatcactgtaatcacttaacctcaatttgtccaacttgtttctgcataatatttgaagggctgtagactctttcgaatataattcatcaaatttcttcatgatctcGAAAGCACTTTCTCTGTCACTCACGAATTCTAGTTGCTTATTTGTGATTGCACCATAAATATAGTTGATAGCCTTCAAGTCCTCTTCATCCCACGTTTCGTTGTCTGAGCTCACTTTTGCTCTCGTAGTCACTGTATggcatttcttcatttttaggtacatgattatccgctgcttccagttcccatagtcctcgccatcaaatacaggaatagttatatcagccatgtcgaactttctgaataacacgcgacggccacaatataatatttaacttctacttttcttttcaataaccacgctctgctaccatgttttgaatcacgttcacacttttacttataaaatactttattaaaatatacatatgttcattttacaaaagacacacgaagactatctattgcgcctcatcactcacgaatatatacacaaacatagctgtcaccacaatcgatacttctcgaacgtactcgatataacttattctagaacgatattctggaactttctcatatccgatataaatgtattacataattccaacaggggtaattcatcattaagagaaaaagtattcattctacaaaagtgtgtaatgagaataATAGCTGGAGACCACGCaatatcaccttgcagacattcaaTTAAGGAATTCGgagtattcacagtaccttcggaatacatatattcgcttacgaaatttgttattaataacccacccACATTCAAAAATAACaccgaagtgcatagctacaacactaggaaaaAAAGGGATTgacttcactattctgggttaaatctgactttggcacagaaaggggtgaattttatgctgccacaaaaatctttggtcgttttgccacatagcatttaaagtctgacagatagtcaacgaacatttaaagacaaattaaaagagtttctgaatgacaacttcttgtACTCAAtagattattttttttaaatatgaaattgtaactgtaaaaaaaatcttttgtgtaaagaaaacttttgttgaagtgactcgttccacataattacgaaatgtcctattcatgatctatggaacaagtattaatgtatgtaaaGTTTCGACCTCGATGTACGACCTCTGGTCTTCAACAGTCAGAGTACCCGACACCACCGCAGGGTCCATTTCTACATGTTGCCAATTTTATGCTAGAGTAGGtaccaagaaataaaaaaaataaataattacttcttCCTGACACTCGCAACTACATCTGACACAATTTTTATTGTCGTTGCATCAAAAAATCCGGAGTAACACCGACCTATGTATTATTTATGAGATGTCCCTCAGGGGCGTTTACACTGAGTTCGCAACATTGTTCGTGGCTGGTAATAGACTACCGATGTTCGCAACGTGTTGGCAACATGTTCGCAACACAAAATGAATGTTCCACGGCTGCGTCGGTAGAGAATGAAACACTGTTCGTGCCCTGCTACCACTAAATTCCGCTACGCAGCGCTAGTATTCGTTTGCTCTGCGAGAgtgttttggtgtttgttttgcTGGAGTGTAGTGGTGCGCTCATTTTATgtctctttcatttttatttgaaatggagtGATCACGAGACAAAATTTTCCAGTTGATATCGCTGTATGAGGCAGAGGAGTACCTGTGGAATATACGTTGCGCAGGTtaaaaaaatactaaaatcaaacataattCATTACAAAAAGTTGCTGCTGGTGCAGTGacgtaacaaaaaaattaaatctctcttgtctcagtaccgacgagagaaaagaaaaatgaaagtaaaaattctGGATATGGTACTGAAACGCTTTACGAAACGAAGTGGTTTGGATTTAAATATCTACGTTTCCTGGATGATGaggaacttcaaatggctctgagcactatgggacttaactgctcaggtcatcagtcccctagaacttagaactacttaaacctaaccaccctaaggacatcacacacatccattcccgaggcttgattcgaacctgcgaccgtagcgatcgcggggttccggactgcagcgcctaggaccgctcggccacaacggccggcgataagGAACAATTTGAGATGTGGCTGGCTTTGATATGAGTCTCCTGACgccagaaaacgaagagtaacAGCAAGTCTTCGGTACACAGGGATtacttttctgaaatttgtgtctttctttgaaacaactggtcCTATAATATTCAACATTTCAAAATCTGACGGCGACATCCTAGTGAAGTTACGAGAGCCAGAACCGTCTTCCAAATTCAGCTCACAGAGCATGTCATTCCCGCCACGTCTTCTATAGTATGTTTTGATCCACCGACGACGACTACGTCGTTTTGTTCGTCTGTTCATTCAgttaagtattattaatgcagcaccaaatgtcattaattcttcctcttcacttgacatagcgtatctcttgatgcGAACACACAAAGTAACCTGTCGGTTCACCGCAGCAGACTATGCGAATACGTAGAAGTGTCGGTCGCTAGTGTAAACGGGAATGCGGACAACGAACTATGTTGCCAACATGTTGAGGGAACAAGTTGCACACAATGTTCCGAAcaaaaacatgttctgagctcaatgtAAACGCAccgtaagccgtcggcacacggaccgtgcatccgagcgttgagcgtggcgagtttctgacgtcatagcttggaatggcacgttcgggagtctttccgaacgtgcagagcaatatctggcatgtcaggtattatgagcgtgcgtctgagcgttgacgaaTGAGGTGGCGCAACAGAGTTGTAAGGCGCCATATTGCCATTCATTTCAAGCGTATATGTAtattgccgtttctgagcaccagcaaattgagaatcactggaaaacccgttaactgtgtgattcattccaatgaaataatgagaaacattatattcgtggcaaaagaattattgtaacttgcgtattatgagagtaggctatttgaaggcagcgacacactgaagatccacccaaaacgcaatgTTCTTTGTCAAGTTgtcattgttaaaaataataaaaaatagttaAATTTGAATTAGTAACATATGTACGATAAGATTTTTAGCAAGGGGTAATGTAATATGTTTAATAACCAGTTCtgcgttgttggtttagcgtaatgggtAGCGTCACTGTCCTGAACTCTGAGGTCTATTAGGGCGGTGGATCGCGTCCTGACTTTTCCTAACattagcgtttttattaggttccgatactttattattagtatatactataatatttgatgttatgtaaatataagttcaccttttttttgaggggtgactacgttcgattggcttaatcaacaggacagcttgcgctacttgtatgaagatatttacgcttcgtaattcacatgttgcaaagattctgctattggGTAGGAAGAGTCATCGAGTAAGACTGACCTCgagattttactaaaatgtgggaatgatgaaataatgtttatcttgtgcgtagaagtattccaaatttgtaccgcactgtttgtaatggaacttttataagctcgtgtccttattgattggacacggtACTTTTCTTTTCggggacgatggaggaaatgtgcgtttcgatagagctaacgtgggaattttgcgcgcgcccgttgagtaaacagtgtgatttacgaactttaaacatccctcaactgccaccGGAGTGCGTCGCGATCGGGTATACTACGTCggagcccacgtaccgtatgcacaagtcgtatCCTTGCTGAGCGTTCGGCAGCACGtcgaactcggcacgctcaacgttaacgttcgacaacaCGGTCCGTATGCCGACGGCTTTAACGCGAGTTTCGACGAGGAGAGGGTTAAGCAGAATGGAAGGGGAAGGAGGCAGAGTGGGCAGCAACTGACCGGCGACGGGCGACAGCGGGTAGAAGTCTCCGTGCAGCGGGCAGTGGAAGGCGACGCGGCGCTGCCGCTGCCTGGCGCGGCGGGCCAGCAGGCAGAGCGCGGCGCCGGCCACCAGCATGGCGACGCCGACCGCCAGGCAGGCGGGCCCCAGCGCTCGCGAGCTGCCCGTCAGCGAGACGCGCGCCTCGTACTCTGCGGGCAGCTCGCCCGCCGCCGGCCCGCGGTACGCCGCCGCCGTCAGCACGCAGCCCGCCAGCGCGAACAGCGCCCCGAACGCCGGCAGCGCCACCTGCGACACGCCGCAACACCGCTGCCTCACTACACACTCTCTGCCGTCGGCGCATCAGATAAAAAAGGTttcgtaatattttgtgtaatgtaacatCTTGTGTAGAcacattttattaacctgacacgttccacatcattacaaagtgtcgcatcattatctatggaacaagtactaatctaatctaatctcgagGTATGTGCCTGCTCAGGGTCAGTCCAAAAGTTTGTCCAAGAGGTGCCTCTTTTCTAGgcgccaactccccccccccccccccgcccctttctATCTCTCATTGAAAGGAAAAAATTTACCGAATTCACATCTTTTTCTTTCAAGAAAGCGATTTAAAAATCAGTAATGCACAGGTTTTTAACGTGGTCGCgccttgtaacattatgtgattgcttatcattttaaatcattcactaatcgagcagtcgctcggcaacagctacagttagcaaataatgttgcgagaatgtaaaaaggtgaacgacctgtg belongs to Schistocerca piceifrons isolate TAMUIC-IGC-003096 chromosome 10, iqSchPice1.1, whole genome shotgun sequence and includes:
- the LOC124718774 gene encoding uncharacterized protein LOC124718774, producing MASKWHEVCRVVDIGGGVAPLGLSLGTRCAAPISRLRVEKIEGGLLVAGVVVAANCQVALPAFGALFALAGCVLTAAAYRGPAAGELPAEYEARVSLTGSSRALGPACLAVGVAMLVAGAALCLLARRARQRQRRVAFHCPLHGDFYPLSPVAGQKFDMADITIPVFDGEDYGNWKQRIIMYLKMKKCHTVTTRAKVSSDNETWDEEDLKAINYIYGAITNKQLEFVSDRESAFEIMKKFDELYSKESTALQILCRNKLDKLRLSDYSDTGTFFSAFEKTVNELKSAGAKVTEKEKINYMLRTLPESMSYIGDLVDVLKKEDQTVEYVKIKIQLLNAKTGNEEVKSNAFHTERKLNSRNQEQVCYRCGKAGHFKRDCNQGRTSNRGTWHRGVHFQGSDKGNGNMQRGGYSNVQRGNYGNMQRGGYGSRQRGRGEQHGFSSGRHHSKQGYHQSDHGLSGSLSGGGKPRYGMLCCRGPGGRRLWGAGAPVPTPQCPHSTLSSTRSSVSSAPASPCPAPTPFLVTSGSVSGMLPSVGANLSPDQTFGSIKSLAAGREVASFPLSRTPSPPPPPPPPGADSAQTDATTTEQPVLTVVAPAADGAVSPSPTTPPKGPRKSVSIVLPEDDDSGRG